In a single window of the Haloarcula salinisoli genome:
- a CDS encoding cytochrome P450, with amino-acid sequence MTSASRPPLAPGARPVVGHSIDFLRDPLGSLDGWGQAEEPIVRLRIAGRSVCLVTDPSAVQRVLATDAADYRKAEIVRERLGTLQGGSLVLLEGDAWRERRQLLQTGFTSEHVAAMGSHTTEYATEMVDSWPTDRPVALAEHARDLSLALLARALFGLDLRGQDTPIHEAADDILSRMDMQSVSTYLPEWVPTPTNRRFRRAVATLHDRLDETVARRAAADQPGTDLLATMLAADLPPETVRDELIAFLFAGFDSTATALACTLGLLAEHPDVQARLHRELDTQLDGRTPTPADLQELPTLDGIVRESLRLYPPQYLLFREPRTAVTLGGYRVDPGTIVVLPPWVLHRDERFWDDPSAFRPGRWLDSEGGRADRTGPEYAYVPYGGGQRYCLGARLADQVLRLVVAVVCQSRRLDLVGSLSVSAGPTLSVDEELAVDAPHRE; translated from the coding sequence GTGACCAGCGCTTCGCGGCCGCCCCTGGCCCCCGGCGCCCGCCCGGTCGTCGGCCACAGCATCGACTTCCTCCGTGACCCACTGGGTTCGCTGGATGGGTGGGGACAGGCCGAGGAACCGATAGTCCGGCTCCGTATCGCCGGTCGCAGCGTCTGTCTGGTCACCGACCCCAGCGCCGTCCAGCGGGTGCTCGCCACCGACGCCGCCGACTACCGTAAAGCGGAAATCGTCCGTGAGCGGCTGGGCACGCTGCAGGGCGGCAGCCTCGTTCTCTTAGAAGGGGATGCCTGGCGTGAGCGCCGGCAACTGCTACAGACCGGATTCACGAGCGAGCACGTCGCGGCGATGGGGTCACACACCACCGAGTACGCGACCGAGATGGTCGACTCCTGGCCGACTGACCGACCCGTGGCGCTGGCGGAGCACGCGAGAGACCTCTCACTCGCACTCCTCGCCAGAGCGCTGTTCGGCCTGGACCTCCGGGGCCAGGACACGCCGATCCACGAGGCTGCCGACGATATCCTCTCGCGGATGGATATGCAGTCCGTCTCGACGTACCTGCCGGAGTGGGTCCCGACACCGACGAACCGACGGTTCCGGCGGGCCGTCGCGACGCTTCACGACCGGCTCGACGAGACCGTCGCCCGGCGGGCAGCTGCCGACCAGCCCGGGACGGACCTCCTCGCGACGATGCTCGCGGCCGACCTCCCGCCGGAGACGGTCCGTGACGAACTCATTGCCTTCCTCTTTGCGGGGTTCGATTCGACGGCGACAGCCCTCGCGTGTACGCTCGGCCTCCTGGCCGAGCACCCCGACGTCCAGGCGCGTCTCCACCGGGAACTGGACACCCAGCTGGACGGGCGAACGCCGACGCCGGCGGACCTCCAGGAGTTGCCCACCCTCGATGGTATCGTCCGCGAGAGCCTGCGGCTGTATCCGCCCCAGTACCTGCTCTTCCGTGAGCCGAGGACTGCCGTCACACTGGGCGGGTACCGTGTCGACCCGGGGACCATCGTCGTCCTGCCGCCGTGGGTCCTCCACCGAGACGAACGATTCTGGGACGACCCGTCGGCGTTTCGCCCCGGGCGGTGGCTCGATAGCGAAGGCGGCCGCGCCGACCGAACGGGCCCCGAATACGCTTACGTCCCCTACGGGGGCGGGCAGCGCTACTGTCTCGGCGCGCGACTGGCCGACCAGGTGCTCAGACTCGTCGTCGCCGTCGTCTGTCAGTCCCGCCGGCTCGACCTCGTGGGGTCGCTGTCGGTTTCGGCCGGCCCCACGCTGTCAGTCGACGAGGAGCTGGCCGTCGACGCTCCCCATCGGGAGTGA